The following nucleotide sequence is from Capra hircus breed San Clemente chromosome 16, ASM170441v1, whole genome shotgun sequence.
GTACCTGCGTGctgggggccggggccggggccgaggCAAGGCCGAGGGCCCCGACAAGGAGGAGGGCCGGCGGAAGAGGCGGGAGCGGAAGAAGAGGGAGAGCGGCGAAGGCGCAGACGCTGTAGTGGACGAGGCCAGCCGGCTGCTGCTCCGGGTCCTGCACGTCTCGGAGAACCCCACCCTGCTGACCGTCCGGGCAAGCCCCGAGGTCAGGGATGTGCGGCCATTCTTCGTGGGCGCCGTCGTGCGGGGCATGAATCTGCAGCCTGGGAATGCGCTCAAGCGGTTTCTGTCCTGCCAGGTGGGTGCCCACAGCTGTGTgcgtggggtggggaggatgggcCGTGGGCCTGGCGTCCTTGGGCGTCACTCCTGCAAAGCGCCTGGGTTTCCTCCCCTGACCCGGCCTGGGCCTGGGCGGGTGGGGAGAGGCCTCCATCCTGAGTCTTTACTTGATCTCACATGAGATAGTATTAGGACTGTCAGCTCTCGCCAGCACGTTATTGAGTGAGTTGTGTCTGTGACAAGAGGAATTTGTTGTCTTTATGTGACATCTGCCcaggttttaaaataaacagcACATCCTTGCCCGTGGGAAACCCCAAGCATGATTGCGTGGCTGAGGCCACCTGTGGAAGGCCGTGCGTTCAGGGAGGGAGCCGAGCCAGGACCTGAGATCCGGCCTGGTTTTTCTTGTGAAGTCACACTTGTGCTTATTCACTCATAAACTTAGCTCGAGATGGATCCTTGGAAGTGTTGAGCATCGTGTAGTAAGAGTTGGGGAAAGAGAAAATCCTGCTAGTAAGCAGATAACAGTTCTCTAAGGAAGGCTCCACAAGAGAAACAGGTGGCTGGGGAGGTAGAGAAAGGAGGCAGCAGGTGGGGCTGCTCTGGAGGCCAGGGTGATGGGGGGCCTCACACGCTGAGCGCCGCCACCCTGGATCCCCTGCTGCAGACGAAGCTGCACGAGGACCTCTGTGAGAAGAGGACGGTGGCCACCATCGCAACCCACGACCTCGGAGCTGTCCGGGGGCCTCTGCTCTACGCTGCCCGCCCACCACAGGACTTCAAGGTGAGGCTCACAGCCCAGTGTGCAGTCTCAGTGTTCCGTCTGTGGCTTTAGAAAAGCATGCGTGTGGACGATTGTCAGAGCATCCTGGTTAGAATGTGACCCTGCTCTGCTGCAAGAGGATAAGGCAGGCTGTGTCAACAgttattttcaaaagtaaattCATTAAAGGAGGTGTGATTTGAAAGTGATTCCTTCACCTGCTCATTAACTTAACCAAAACTGCTATTTACATCCCAGTTGCAAACCCCCTGATCTGGGGCTGACTGCAGTGTGCATTGTCCTGTGAAGGTCCTGCTCCTAGTCTCTGTTCCTACATGAGGAATTGCGGGCCCCGGCAGAGGAGGGTTCCCCAGGGATGGCTGCCTCAGAGCCACAAGCGTGGGGATGCACTTGTGCCTTAAGGGGTttcaggttcagcccctggggtgACCTTTGAAGGCACGTGTCCACACGTGGCGTGGAGGGAGGGCTCTCAACCAGCTGGCCCTCTCGCTGGGACCCACAGCACCAGGCCAGTGTGAAGCTCTCCCCCTTGTAGATCATCCCCCTGGGGCGCCGGGAGGTCAAAGCCAAGGACCTGGTGCGACAGCTGCAGCTGGAGGCCGAGGAGCACAGGAAGCAGAAGAAGCGGCAGAACGTGTCAGGCCTGCACAGGTTGGCGAGGGGACTTTCACTCCTCCCGGGGATTCACTCTGGGGGCACTCACACTGTTAGCACTGCGTCTCCTGGCTTCAGAGAATCAGTGCCTGGCAGGGGTGTCATCTGGGGAAGGGTGGCCATTGGCACATCCACTAAGTGCCTGGGACAgaggccaaggcaggggacagcCGGGCCCACCGGCTGGGATTGGGCCCCTTGGAGTCCCAGGGAACGTGCCCTTGCCCTGACAGAGAGCCCCCTCCAGCCTGCGTTTACACCGAGCCTGAGACTGTGTGTGCTCCACCAGGTACCTGCACTTGCTGGACGGGAAGGAGCACTACCCCTGCCTCGTGGATGCAGACGGCGATGTGATCTCCTTCCCACCGATCACGAACAGCGAGAAGACCAAGGTGGGGGCTGCTGTCAGCATGAGTGTTTCTGAGGCCACGTCACATGTCTCGTTCGCCTGCGTCGCTGCTGGCGTCCGTGGCCGCCCACGACTCACCGTGTGCGCTGCGCTCCTCGGGGGGCCATGTCTGGGTCCATGTGCCACAAGGCGTTTCCTGCAGGAGAGACATCAGAGCTGAGGCGTCTGCTTGTGATAACTTGGTTCTTTCCTGAAATCTTCccaatttctttttaagattaaGAAAACCACAAGTGATCTGTTTCTGGAAGTGACGAGCGCCGCCAGCCTGCAGATTTGCAAGGATATTATGGACGCACTCATCCTGGTGAGccagccctgccccaccctgCGCATGCCACCCACCAAGGCACTGCCTCCACGGGACTGATGGCCCCATCCATGGCCCTTTACCATGACTTCCCTGGGTTCGCTTTTCTCTCTCGATTAAGAAGATCTTTTTCATTTGCAGaaaatggcagaaatcaacaagtACACTCTGGAAAACAGAGAAGAAGGCTCCCTCTCGGACCCCGAGTCTGATGCCGTCTGTGGACACGGCTCAGACCCCAAGGCGACTCCAGGTGCCGAAGCGACAGGGAGCACCCCGCTGGTGGTGGAGCAGGTCCGGGTGGTGGACGAGGAGGGGCACCTGAAGGTGGTGTACCCGTCCAAGACGGACTTGGACTTTGCCGCTGCCCATGTGACCGTGCTGCGTTGATGGCCAGGCTGCCACCTGAGGCTCCCAGGTTGCGCCATCCACCGCGCCAGCTCCTCGGGGCTTCCTTGGGGTGGTATTAAACAATTCTTCACCTCGGTGTTCTTAGGATATATGCACCCTCTGTTCAGTTCTCCATCTGGCCTGCCGTCAGGGGAGGCCACAGTGTCCGCCTTCACAGCCGGAGTGACTGCCAGCGCTCTTTATGAAGTCACTCAAATGTTGGAATTAACTGCTCACAGGGTTCTGCAATCATGTAGACACACAGCAAATCACTGTATTCAGGGGGAAAAGGACACCATAATTGGTGTGAATGTTCAGCTCTAGGTTGAGAAGCTGAACCCTGTGTGTGTTACTGAGCTGCACAGTTATTTTTCTACgattcagggtcttttaaagTCCTCTGGCGCCAGCACTGCAGCTTAGAGACAAGGGGCAACGTCAGGGTCTCCAGGTGCCGTAAACCATCatctttttataaaaacattttttaatgtgacCTTAGAATTGGTCCAATCATTTTTCTTACTAGTGCTGCTGGATGCTTTGGGGGCGGGCTGCAGAGCCTGCCGGTGAGTGACAGCCCTCCCACTGCACTGGCcagccctggggtggggtggaggtcaCTCTTGTAAACCAGCACCACCAGGTGTCACTCCTGAGTCTGGAGGACAGTGCGCAGGTTTCCCACCACAAAACAGGCTTCCCGGCGTGGACAGGGCGGTCAGCCATGCTCAGCTCGAACCAGGATGAGCTGATGGTGCCTGGAGAGATGCGAGGAGCCTGACACTTGGAACCACGGGGCACGTGCCCTGAGAGGCTCAGCATCACCCAGCCTTCTAGGTGATTCCAGCTCCACCTGGCAGTTCTCAGACTTCACTGCTCCAGGAGCAGCCGGGACAGGACAGTGGGACCCGCCAGCTTCCCCATTGTGGAGTGACACCGTAGCTTCTCTGCTGTTTGACCTGCGAAGGACAGTGTGTTTTGTCAGAAGGACAGTTTTGGGGAGGCAATAGCGAGAGCCCCACCAGACCCCAGTGTGCAGCCATCGGCAGCAGAGGCCCACACCCCGCACACAGGGCCTGCCACACAGCCATGTGGGTTTCCCAGGGCCCAGCCAGCCCACCTGGAAGGATGTGGCAGGGCTGTCTTGACACCCAGCCCAGCTCTGCAGTTGCCAGCATGACTGCCAGTCGTCAGCCCTGGGGCGGCCACACAGGCAGGCAGAAGAGGGCGCCCGTGACTGTTCCCCAAACCTACCGGATGTCTGCCTGGTGCCTCCACGTTGTCACTCTGTGACCTCTGGCTGTCAAGGCTGCTGACGCCGTGGCTGGGATGGGCGCGGACATCACAGCAAAGCCCTGCAGGCAGCTCTAGGCCAGGGCCACAGCCAAGCCGCTCCCTTGGCTCCCAGCTGGCTTCAGCGGCCACATGTCACCAGATCTGGGGCCTCCCTGATGGTGGGGAGGCTGCCAGCCCTCCGCTCTTCTGGGGCAGCTTGATTGCGTGTGAAGTTTGGAAACATATTTAATGTACAGCAGGAAAACTCTGATGTTTTTGTCAGTCCAGCCCTCTAATAAAAAACGTTTGATAAGAACATCTGGGCTCCTTCCTGGTGAATCCTTCCCAGGAtttctggaggagggtgtggggagTGTCGGTGGGAAAACTGTGGCCCCCCTGGCCACAAATAGCAGGACACAGTTACCACCTGTTACAGGGGCCTGTCCCAGAGAGGCTGCTGCCCTCAACCCCACCCCGGTCCTGGGAACCAGCTCCTGTGGCAGTGCACAGAAGACCCCCACCCAGGGACAAACAAGGAGTCAAGTTGCTGGGACCCCAGCAGACCACCCCAATCCTAACCTGCTGAGGGAGGGGccaagcccttcccttctccctactCCCCCAGGGCTGCCGGGACATGGCCTCCACCCTGGCTACGGAGTCCATCTGGGGCcctgggcagaggggtggggttggggggaggggtctCAGGTAGCTCGTgtatgtgtggggtggggggcggggtgtgtgCCCTGTGTGTCCCTGCCTGCAACCCCCACCATGAGCCAGGCACCCAGTGCCAGCAGAGCCCAGGGGCCGAGGTCACAGAGCATCCATCGGTGTAAACTGGTGGCCCCAGCTCTCCATTCTGAGACCCACTGGGTCATGGGGGCACACGGGATAGGGCTGGCCAGACCCAGGCACTGTGTACAGCTGCCTGCTGgcagcccctgcccaccccctgccTTGCCCTGGGCAAGACACTCCTGTGCATCAGCAGACTTGCTTCtgtggtggagggagggggctacCAGAGGAACATGGCCCTGGAGGCTGCAGGCCATCTCAGAAGCCAGGGAGGCCAAGCTGGCCTCAGAAAGAAGGAGTAGGGTGCAGGGGACAGCCAGGGTGACTCCTCCCTTCTGTCCCGCACCGTCACCCCACTCCTGTCCAAGGCTACACCAGGCCTTGGGAGATCCAGCCCCTACCCCTGGACTGGACTGCTGACCACTTAGAGCCCAGGGAGGCCACCCAGCCTAAATCTGCCAGGCTGgtggcccctgcccacctccccacaGTCCCTGCCCCAGTGCTAGTCCTGAGATTGCCGGAGGGGACTCCCAACTGGGGCATCAGAAAGAGGCCAGACAGGTGTGGGTCAGCTGGCGCCCCCTCCCCGAGtggtgggtggggatggggggggtCTCTCTAGAGATGGATGCTGAGGCCCCAGAGGCCAGGGTGCTGAACAGACCCTCCACCACGGCCCCTTACCCTGCTTTCCTACCCCCTGCAGCAGGCCTTGCTGAAGCATCACTGCTGGGGGAACCCCCGCCCAGCAGGGAACTCAAAGCCAAAGGGTCACCTGGGTGGTGCAGCCCCACCTCATGCTCACCTGACCCAGGCCCACAGCCAGTCCCGTGGGGTCTCGGCCCTCCCTGGCTGTTCAGCCTCcaatacccaggtctgctgagcCCATGAGGGTCCTGactgtccttcatctcctgccttcaactcTAGGGTGAGGACACTGTCCTAAGATGGTGTCTCTCACAAAGGTGCCCAGAACAGGAGGGCCCAAAGGCAGGGAGACGCTATCCGTggtcaggagacacaggagtagGCCTGGCCACATATGGAAACTCAGCCCTGCCCCATGTTCTCACCTCCTGCCAGAGGGCCTGGCCAGGACTGGGTGCATCCCAAGGCCAGAGCTCAGCGAGAGGCCTCCCAGCCGCTGTCCAGATGCCCTCCAGCCAGTTTCACATCAGTCACGCCTCACTGGGGAGGCCCACAGGAGACACCATCATCCATGTTTTTGTTCAACAGACATTTAATGACCACCTCCGAGTGCAGGGTCTGGGCCTCCCACAGGGTGTAGGTGGAAGGGCCAGGCTCCTGCAGAGCCCACCCGGTGGGGTGGACAGCCCCAGGGAACACGCCCACGTTCCTGGAGGGACAACACAGCAGTGGGTCTTGGGCAAGGGCCGAGGCCCCCTTCCCCCTCTGCCCAGGAAAAGACTCAGCCCCTGGGGAGGGTGGATGGACAGAGAGACATACATACCCCTGCCCTTAGAGGCATCCTTCCACAGCGGGAGTCAGAAGGGCTAGAGAGGGGAGGAGCTTGCAAGGCCGGACACAGCCCCACTGGAAGCCCACCCAGGGAGGACCCCAGTAGGGAGAGAAGGGTGGTTTGGGGGCCCTGGGCTGCAGGCCTAGCCTGGGTGTGTCCTGCAGTCAGGTTGGGACTGGTCTTCcagtcacgtgggcccctgggtgGGTATGCGCCaggcatgcgtgtgtgtgctccCATGTACCTGTATCCCTGTTTGGCTGTATGTCTGTGGGTGCCTGTGACAGCTGTGCACACCGGTGTCCATGCGAGTCCCTGGAATCTGTGCATTGGTGCAAGGAATGCCTGTATACATGGCGAGGGGCTGTGTATACACGGGGGGGCTGTGTATAAAACAGGAGGGGCTGTGTATACACGGGGGGGCTGTGTATACACGGGGGGGCTGTGTATAAAACAGGAGGGGCTGTGTATAAACGGTGGGGGCTGTGTATAGACAGTGGGGCTGTTATACAGGACTCTGGGTACACCATGGTCTGTGTAGGCAGGTGGGTCCATGCACATGGAAGGGTTCTCGCACACAGGGGGTCCCTCCAGCCTTGCACCTGGGGGTGTGTCTGGGCAGCGTTTACTTGCACTTGTGCACGTAGTAGCCAGTGACGTAGCCCAGGATGAACACGACCCAGAAGAGGACCATGCCCCCCAGCACCTTCATGGCGATGCCCAGCTTGCCCGAGCACAGCTTCTGGGAGACCCTAGAGTGAGAACCGCAGGCACGTGAGCCCCGGGCAGCCCTGACTGGAGTGGGGATGGGGgctgggggaagaggaggagcaggCCCTGGCAGCAGGGCAGCCTGGGCACTCTGAACTCAGAAGACAGGAGGGGGCAAGTGAAGGAACAAGTCAGGGCAAGTGTGGGGCCCGGGTCTGCGGACACGGTGGCTGCCAGGAAGGACAGGAGGGGTCTGCATAGGGCAAGGTGGGGCCCCTCCTTCCTGGCCCCTCACCTCTGCCAGCCTGAGGCCTCCTCTGTGCTGGGCCCGCTGGCCACATGGACTTCATCCGGGTGGCTGTTCTCCCACCTGCTGTACCTGATGCTACTCTCCTGGGGCTCCATCATGGGGGCACAGGGTTCTGGTGGGAGAGACAGAGGGTGGACTGAGGCCTGTTCTACCCCCAGGGGGCCAGTGGTCAGGTTCCATGTGCCATTGCTTTTAGGGTGAGGGtctgcctgggggtggggccagGGCAGAGGGGCACTGAGGTGGGCTGGCTCCTTTGTGTGCtcactcaagtcatgtccaactcttggcgaccccatgaacaggctcctctgtccatggattttccaggcaaaaatactggagtgggctgccatttcctcctccaggggatctttccaacccagggatcaaacacatctcctgcgtctcctgcattggcaggtggattctttaccactgtgccacctgggaatttcTTCCCACATCCTTTCATCTGGCTTTAGGGATGCGGAATGGTTAGGCCACTTGCCCAGGGTGACGTGGGAGGAGGCAAAGAAGGAATTCCAATAGTCTGAAAGTCTGCCAAACCCTGTCCTCAGGAATGTGAGAGTCTGTGTTTCCACCAGCTTGCTCCGCCCTGGGGGTCAGGCAGACACAGCTGCTGCCACCCTGGAGGGCCCTTGGCTGGGGTCAGGTCACCAAGCCTGATAACATCCTGACCTCCTCCCATTCCTGCCAGATAAGGCCCCAGAGCCTTCCCTGGAGGCTGGGAGGCAAAGGGCTGGCGCCTGCAGAGTGGCAGGCCTGAGGGCAGCTGGTAGGGCTTGGCAGCAGTGGCAGTAGCTGTGAATTCTGGCCTGTCCCCTCCCTCACCTACTGCTATACCCTGCTGGTGGTCAAGGGGCTTGAGAGCCCCCTCACTTTTAGAGGCCTGAGACTTTGCTGCAAAAACCTGACCTGTCTTCCAGGTAATCTGGGACACAGAGGCTTAAAGGCACAGAGGGCCACTTAGCAAGAAGCCAACCCAGAAATTATGAAAGCAGGTGGTTCTGAACCCACTTCAACCCcctccaggttcagttcagttcagttcagtcgctcagtcgtgtccgactctttgcgaccccatgaatcgcagcacgccaggcctccctgtccatcaccaactcccagagttcactcagacttgcgtccatcgagtcagtgatgccatccagccatctcatcctcggtcgtccccttcttctcctgcccccaatcccccccagcatcaaagtcttttccaatgagtcaaccctccAGGTTGCCCTTTCCCAAATCCCAGACTCAGAGGATGAAGGAAGGGAGCTTGTCTCAAAGCCACAAAGCCTGTTCTTCCCgtgggagcctgtgctctgggggcAGCCATGCAGgccaggtctcaggccccagggaGGCCAAACATTTGTTGACTGTGGGTTCTGCTTTCCCACGGTGTGTCCAGCAAAGGGGCTCTGAGCCAGCTCGGTGCGCTACCTAATGTCCACCCCTCCCTCCTGTGGCCAGATCCCCTGTCTTGTTCCAGGCTGCAGTGTCCCAGCCCCAAGCGATGCTCATGGGCTAACACAAGTTTTGATTGCTGctttgtatggcatcaccgacatcaATTTAAGCAagttccggaagttggtgatgaacagggaagcctggcatgctgcagtccatggggttgcaaagagttggatacgactgagtgactgaacttaactgaacttcCCATGACACCTGCATATGAGCAAGGTGCTGGAgagcagcaggagcaggaggcTTTTGCTTTTGTGAAAGAGAATAGCcacctccttctctcttccttgatgtgatggctggagctgAGCAGCCACTTTGCAGCCTGGATATCCTGAAACACTACCCGGTGGTGCTGAGTCTTCAAATGCACACCCACTGCCCACCCATGGGTTTCTTGGTGTGAGGATGGCCAGCCCAATCTGCTCCAGCCTGGCATAGTGGGGTCCTGGTGTTTGTGATAGAACGGGTTCCTGACTgatgtggactgtggccctcaaGTCAATCTGGCTGGACAAAGCCACCAGAAGCTGCTGATGTGCTGGAGCCAAGGTCTGAAGGCTTCGCTCACTCATCTGTAGCAGCCTGACCAACCCACACGTGATGGCCACAATGTCACAGGACCCTGGGGCTGTGCTGCCTGGCAAGGACACCTGCTAAACCCTGGAAGCCTCACTCCCAGGGGTACCACTGCCTCTTGGGAGTGTGTGGGGACAGAGTTCTGGGCACACAGGGACTGTACATACATTAAGACCCCTTCACCCCAATGCACTTCCAAGGAGCCCACAACTTACAAGAGGAGAGTCTTGACGTCAGGGATTGAAGCCTCTGGGATCCAGAAAGATGGTCAGAGCTCAGGCCAGTGAATCTCACCTCCCAGCTCGCAGTTTGGGGTCTGGGGAGTCTCAGAATTCTCCAaccttaaagaaagagaaaatttaaaaaagtgaagaagagcaaGAGTAGGGAAGGGAAAGGGGCTCTGGGGCGTCCCAAGCGGCCAGCAGGAGCTGGCCCGGCAGTTGGCCTCGGGGGTCTGTGGGCCGGGGGACCATtcaaccccgcccccaccccagcaattccacttttccGGGCCGGGCGCTCGCAGGCCAGGGAGACCGCGGCCCCGAGGGCGGGAGGCTGTAGAAACCAAGCCCACCACCTCCTCTCACTGGCTACTCGAGGAAGCTGCACTCCGACCCCGCGTCTCACCTGGCTCGACAGTCCCCAGCCGCTCCGCGCCGCAGACGTGTCCCGGGCCGGAGTCGGGCGGGGCTTAGAGGGGGCGTGGTCGGGTGGGTGGTGGGGCCtgagcgggggcggggccggaggcGAGGCGGTGGATGGTGGGATCTGGACAAGGGGCGGGGCGTTGGCTCGCTGGGTGGGGCCTAAACGGGGAGGTACCTGGGgccgtgggtgggtgggtggccgCAGGACTCCTAACACAGGGGTGGGCCGGGTGGAGGAGAGCGGCGCTTCCCGGGGGCGTGATGGGGGCGGAGCAACCCAGAGCCCCAGGCCTTCCAGGAGTCGCGTTCCTCAGGGGCCGCAGGGGCCGCAGACCGCGCTGCTCCGCGGTGCCCAGACGCGGCCGGGATCTCCGGACTCTCTCCCCACTGTCGCAGTTTCCCCGCCGGGAGCCGGGCTCGAGCGCAAAAGCGGGTCCCGGGCGCGCCTGCCGAGCTAGAACCGAGGCACTAGGCGATTCGAGGAAGCTCCCGGGGCGTGTGCAGTTAGGCGCCGGTCTTCGGGGGCCTTCTGCTCTCTCGGAGAGGCTAGAGGCCTGGGCCCGGCGGCCATGCACCTGACGCCCTCAGCGGGCGGGCGCTGCAGTAACGGAAGGATGCGTGGGCAGGTGGAAGTGGAGAGCAAAGGGAAGAGGCAGAGGACCCGGTCTACTGAGCACGTGTTTGTGTGCGGGGCACAGACCTCTGTGTACAGCACAGACAGGcgaacctgtgctctgcagagCTGTCATCACCAGAGCGATGGACGGTCAGAGAAGTGCGCAGGCCGACCCTCCTCCTTCCGCAGGGGCGCAACAGCAGAGCAGTGCCCCGGCGGGGTACCCCAGCGGGAGAGCCGCGCAGGTGTGTGCAGCTGGCGTCAGAAAAGGACCCCTGTGGGGGTGTGAACCAAATGCGGTGGACAGGAGCCCAGTTCAGGCTTCCTACACCTGGGACCACCAGAGGGCACTATATTCAGTGTGGGGTGTCTTCAGGAAGGAGCCATGGGTGCAAGCTGCTGTGCTGACCCTCAGTGAGCTGTGGAATGGGAAGGGGTGTTCATGTAACCCAAGCTCCCCTCTGTGTCCTAGTGAAGGAGAAGGTGAGACCACGGCCAGCAGCAAGTGTAATTCTGAGTCAGAGGGCCAGGGTGGGGCCACAGGTTGGGGAGGGGGTGACGGAGGGGAAAGGGGCACCCAGGGGACACCCAGGCTGGGCCCTGGCCTCTGCTGTGCTGGCTGCACCTAGGGTCTGAGCTGGGCCTCCTTGGAGCTTATCTTCTTGGACTTGCTGGGTGAGGATAAGACCTCCATCTGCTGCAGCGGGGGCACCTTGACTCCCTTCTGTTTCAGCTGGTTGTAGTAC
It contains:
- the SMIM1 gene encoding small integral membrane protein 1, whose protein sequence is MMEPQESSIRYSRWENSHPDEVHVASGPSTEEASGWQRVSQKLCSGKLGIAMKVLGGMVLFWVVFILGYVTGYYVHKCK
- the LRRC47 gene encoding leucine-rich repeat-containing protein 47, encoding MAPSGPDRKLHRLPRKRTGRGCGSGGTMAAAAAVSEAWPELDLAERERRRELLLTGPGLEERVRAAGGRLPPRLFTLPLLHYLEVSGCGSLREPGPGLAQGLPQLHSLVLRRNALGPGLSPELGPLPALRVLDLSGNALEALPPGQGLGPAEPPGLPQLQSLNLSGNRLRELPADLARCAPRLQTLNLTGNRLDAFPAALFLPGALPLLSELAAADNCLRELSPDIAHLASLKTLDLSNNQLSEIPAELADCPKLKDINFRGNRLRDKRLEKMVSGCQTRSILEYLRAGGRGRGRGKAEGPDKEEGRRKRRERKKRESGEGADAVVDEASRLLLRVLHVSENPTLLTVRASPEVRDVRPFFVGAVVRGMNLQPGNALKRFLSCQTKLHEDLCEKRTVATIATHDLGAVRGPLLYAARPPQDFKIIPLGRREVKAKDLVRQLQLEAEEHRKQKKRQNVSGLHRYLHLLDGKEHYPCLVDADGDVISFPPITNSEKTKIKKTTSDLFLEVTSAASLQICKDIMDALILKMAEINKYTLENREEGSLSDPESDAVCGHGSDPKATPGAEATGSTPLVVEQVRVVDEEGHLKVVYPSKTDLDFAAAHVTVLR